A stretch of Natronococcus sp. CG52 DNA encodes these proteins:
- a CDS encoding glycosyltransferase family 2 protein — MELSVVVSTLNDREQLLSCLDSISAETPIGTEIVVVNGPSSDGTTGVVRERADVDVLVEISERNPNVSRNAGFEEVTGDVVAFLDGEYVIEPGWYEAVEQAIGNDADVVTGPIREADGTTSNGERTRTIAGRSVTTFDGDNVAFDRTVLEALDGFDEYLEADGTRDCAHRVAGLGFEVTWSRPMTAHSDVGADGGRTDSDWGSTYQSLSYRLAKNYGPRPTVLARTVGSAVRDGVAGVRGIVTGDATPTGWLSDGLDVVTNAGGGFRDGIRARYADRSSRRNPNGLSVRHDRAVRVYDRR; from the coding sequence ATGGAGCTCTCGGTAGTCGTCTCGACGCTCAACGACCGAGAGCAGTTGCTATCGTGTCTCGACTCGATCAGCGCCGAGACGCCGATAGGCACGGAAATCGTCGTCGTCAACGGGCCATCGTCGGACGGGACGACCGGCGTCGTTCGCGAACGCGCCGACGTCGACGTTCTCGTCGAAATCTCCGAACGGAACCCCAACGTCTCCCGGAACGCCGGATTCGAGGAAGTGACGGGCGACGTCGTCGCCTTCCTGGACGGGGAGTACGTGATCGAACCCGGCTGGTACGAGGCCGTCGAGCAGGCGATCGGGAACGACGCCGACGTCGTCACCGGTCCGATCAGGGAGGCCGACGGAACGACGTCGAACGGAGAGCGGACGCGGACGATCGCCGGCCGCAGCGTGACTACCTTCGACGGCGACAACGTCGCGTTCGATCGAACCGTTCTCGAGGCACTCGACGGGTTCGACGAGTATCTCGAGGCCGACGGTACCCGGGACTGCGCCCACCGCGTGGCCGGCCTCGGGTTCGAGGTCACCTGGTCGAGGCCGATGACGGCTCACAGCGACGTCGGAGCCGACGGCGGACGGACCGACTCCGACTGGGGGTCCACCTACCAGTCCCTTTCCTATCGCCTCGCGAAGAACTACGGCCCGCGACCGACCGTCCTCGCCCGGACGGTCGGCAGCGCAGTCCGCGACGGCGTCGCCGGCGTTCGAGGGATCGTCACCGGCGACGCGACGCCGACGGGGTGGCTCTCGGACGGCCTCGACGTCGTCACGAACGCCGGCGGCGGGTTCCGTGACGGCATTCGGGCTCGCTACGCGGATCGGTCCTCCCGTCGAAACCCGAACGGGCTCTCGGTGCGCCACGACCGGGCCGTCCGCGTCTACGATCGCCGTTGA
- a CDS encoding amidohydrolase family protein: MLELEHGFRIVDVYARLIPDRETPTGGRTISPDRLEREMHQAGITRSVVFPAAAAGTTYVAPNNGVARRSVDRPFVAFARINGTHRPETTAAGRLRNAVSRRADHHTTPDDVERYAYDDRFHGFVLDPAVDDYPDEAVLAALEDAGLPLIVRGGVDAPPAALAETLLGRSFPVVVAHFGGHPLDRSLMTEMIDLLERYDDCYLETSFVRYRDHLERALREHPDRVLFGSGTPACHPDVAVMEILTLDVSEDLLRRAFSKNACRVIDVLAPKSKSRD; encoded by the coding sequence ATGCTGGAGCTGGAACACGGGTTTCGTATCGTAGACGTCTACGCACGCCTGATACCGGACCGCGAGACGCCAACCGGGGGCCGAACGATCTCGCCGGATCGACTCGAGCGGGAGATGCACCAGGCCGGGATCACTCGATCGGTCGTCTTTCCGGCCGCGGCGGCGGGAACGACGTACGTCGCACCGAACAACGGCGTCGCCAGACGCAGCGTCGACCGCCCGTTCGTCGCGTTCGCCCGAATCAACGGAACACACCGACCCGAGACGACCGCCGCGGGTCGGCTTCGAAACGCCGTCAGTCGACGCGCGGACCACCACACGACTCCCGACGACGTCGAGAGGTACGCCTACGACGACCGCTTCCACGGCTTCGTCCTCGATCCCGCCGTCGACGACTACCCGGACGAGGCGGTGCTCGCGGCCCTCGAGGACGCCGGGCTCCCGCTGATCGTCCGCGGCGGCGTCGACGCGCCACCCGCGGCGCTGGCGGAGACGCTCCTCGGCCGGTCGTTCCCGGTCGTCGTCGCACACTTCGGCGGCCATCCGCTCGATCGGTCGCTCATGACCGAGATGATCGACCTCCTCGAGCGCTACGACGACTGCTACCTCGAGACGAGTTTCGTCAGGTATCGCGACCACCTCGAGCGCGCGCTCCGGGAACACCCCGACCGCGTGCTCTTCGGGAGCGGGACGCCCGCCTGCCATCCCGACGTCGCCGTCATGGAGATTCTCACGCTGGACGTCTCGGAAGATCTGCTACGCCGAGCCTTCTCGAAGAACGCCTGTCGAGTGATCGACGTACTCGCCCCGAAATCGAAATCTCGGGACTGA
- a CDS encoding DUF368 domain-containing protein, with amino-acid sequence MLHALEQRFGSRMAVLRIYCYGLCMGTADALPGVSGGTVALLFGFYGRLIAAVTALTPGRAIAALRGYDPDRRERAREALLEMDLQFLLPLGIGMATAVALIAGAVSALSESHPVALFGFFIGLIAASAVALFRSLTLASTRHALAAAAGTGLALLVSANILQLPGSGAVLIFLSGALAISAMILPGISGSLILILLGQYVFLSSELTAFIQSIQDLVLAGGTLAAVLEPGTTVVVFVAGGVVGLVTIARLVRRALDRHREVTLVFLVGLIAGSVPAPLHEIAETHALTTDVLLLTGAWTLVGAVALFAIDRLAGGFDPE; translated from the coding sequence ATGCTACACGCTCTCGAACAGCGATTCGGTTCGCGGATGGCGGTCCTGCGCATCTACTGTTACGGACTCTGTATGGGGACGGCCGACGCGCTCCCCGGCGTCTCCGGCGGTACCGTCGCCCTGTTGTTCGGCTTTTACGGCCGACTGATCGCCGCCGTGACCGCGCTCACGCCCGGGAGAGCGATCGCCGCGCTCCGCGGATACGATCCCGATCGACGGGAACGAGCCCGGGAGGCGTTGCTCGAGATGGACCTGCAGTTCCTCCTGCCGCTCGGCATCGGAATGGCGACCGCCGTCGCGCTCATCGCCGGCGCCGTCTCGGCGCTGTCCGAGTCCCACCCGGTTGCGCTCTTCGGCTTCTTCATCGGGCTGATCGCCGCATCCGCGGTCGCCCTCTTTCGAAGTCTGACCCTCGCCTCGACGCGACACGCCCTCGCAGCCGCCGCCGGGACCGGCCTCGCGCTACTCGTTTCCGCCAACATCCTCCAGCTGCCGGGAAGCGGCGCCGTCCTGATCTTCCTCTCGGGCGCGCTGGCGATCAGCGCGATGATCCTGCCGGGAATCTCCGGCTCGCTGATCCTGATCCTCCTCGGCCAGTACGTCTTCCTCTCGTCGGAGTTGACCGCGTTCATCCAGTCGATTCAGGACCTCGTCCTCGCCGGCGGAACGCTCGCGGCCGTCCTCGAGCCGGGGACGACCGTCGTCGTGTTCGTCGCCGGGGGGGTCGTCGGCCTCGTCACGATCGCCAGGCTCGTGCGGCGCGCACTGGATCGGCACCGCGAGGTGACGCTCGTCTTCCTCGTCGGACTCATCGCCGGCTCCGTGCCCGCGCCGCTCCACGAAATCGCCGAGACGCACGCTCTGACGACCGACGTCCTGTTGCTGACGGGCGCCTGGACGTTGGTCGGCGCGGTCGCACTCTTCGCAATCGACCGGCTCGCCGGCGGTTTCGATCCCGAATAA
- a CDS encoding enoyl-CoA hydratase/isomerase family protein, protein MESVGTGLAAIDWNDRRADVYLSRPEKRNAMTVALMRELTEAFERVDAADEVWAATLLGEGPVFSAGMDLEMMRDRVEPDSEIDRDVFPTLLEAIEETRQPVVAGIKRAAPAGAFELTLPCDFRILGRDAKYGLLEVALGTFPHGGGTQRLPRLVGLSKAKEIVLTGEFVDPEDAARTGLVHELCENEAVDERTKAFADRLCENAPLGLENGKRALNAALEMPLEQGLQFERALGRELDDTDDYREGFEARLEEREPQFRRE, encoded by the coding sequence ATGGAGTCTGTTGGCACGGGACTCGCGGCTATCGACTGGAACGACCGGCGAGCGGACGTCTATCTCTCTCGTCCCGAGAAACGAAACGCGATGACGGTCGCCCTCATGCGAGAGCTGACCGAGGCGTTCGAACGCGTCGACGCCGCGGACGAAGTGTGGGCGGCGACCCTCCTCGGAGAGGGCCCCGTCTTCAGCGCCGGAATGGATCTCGAGATGATGCGCGACCGCGTCGAACCCGATTCCGAGATCGATCGCGACGTCTTTCCGACCCTGCTCGAGGCGATCGAGGAGACGCGACAGCCGGTCGTCGCCGGGATCAAACGGGCCGCACCGGCCGGCGCGTTCGAACTGACCCTTCCCTGCGACTTCCGGATCCTCGGCCGCGACGCGAAGTACGGGCTGCTCGAGGTCGCGCTCGGCACCTTCCCCCACGGCGGTGGTACCCAGCGACTGCCCCGACTGGTCGGCCTCTCGAAAGCGAAGGAGATCGTTCTCACCGGCGAATTCGTCGACCCCGAGGACGCGGCGCGGACGGGGCTGGTCCACGAACTCTGTGAGAACGAGGCGGTCGACGAACGGACGAAAGCGTTCGCGGACCGGCTCTGTGAGAACGCACCGCTGGGCCTCGAGAACGGGAAGCGCGCGCTCAACGCGGCCCTCGAGATGCCGCTCGAGCAGGGCCTCCAGTTCGAGCGTGCGCTCGGACGCGAACTGGACGATACCGACGACTACCGGGAGGGGTTCGAGGCCAGACTCGAGGAACGAGAGCCGCAGTTCCGTCGTGAGTGA